Proteins encoded by one window of Kribbella flavida DSM 17836:
- a CDS encoding RICIN domain-containing protein encodes MEQRPLQGPLQGPAADARRTGKPVEVEGSRTETSQVFVNPNGHHTLVQHAQAVRVRTAKGWAPVDHTLRFGAGGKVRPAMSGTGLELSGGGPGADLVALGTKNARVRLGWPGQLPRPVLQGPVATYGEVLPGVDLQLRAEPAGFTKVLVVKNRAAALNPALRQLEFPVRGEGLTIKATSGGRTVATDRKGRTVFSSGQALMWDAAKRTSAMPVKHSGGVLTVVPDQRLLTSPDTKFPLLIDPPWTSFVGDLWTHVNQEHPTTPYWDYDRGDGAKVGSAWGPDRDVYRSLFQLGTTGLAGARIIDAKFSITLWHTPSSTPTPVQLWHTRPISRAESVTWNSTGNHWLQHVATASGAARGTDFAMGFMTPELEAIVQGAADRREPSITLGLRAPDESLTVEGPGERQWKKFRAGTAALVVTYNTPPRMPIRVNFTSPRPCGTQAAPTVIGTVTPQFSAVVSDPDGDNVSNRLEIARWPENTSAHLQDSPLTGSGTAFSWSAVPAGQLVDGGTYFYTARSDDKVADDGVTFGPFSAPCFFRIDVKAPGRPTIASTDFPSGLPGRPAREVGILNLSPASGDTDVAEYRYGFLRSKLTLRVKARPDGTAALPMTVPSSSRTLFVRAVDHAGTAGDPSEWKLIARANPNKYKVRGDVNGDGAADVNLVLDHGAGLTRVWNLTSKDGSFTNATVAWDSDNSGGFALSRTRPVQGDFTGDGRADLAMFRDEPGHRVGLYLLISDGDRYDALSGPVWSRATPGWTVVSARVAAGDVTGDGLADIVLQLNTGNGNWQVMVYPGGNLGAPVQWVQTAPGSGEWVHSKIVVGDTDGDQVDDLVVLKKTAACTTVIDTYRSTRNGFEAPSAVFAGDYCLDKGNPAAGDVDADGKDDLVTIYDDSSSTRLRVFHSTGAGLALQDWWTGDGWDAVRSVLQVGDYDKDGKDDVALVSALTGGGREAFQLRSTGTAFSAPVSGWKEPKVGASTAPPFDLEARTYELVARHSGRCMEVEAGGQTGTPVFQQWDCYGGLHQRFRIVPVAGTEQYELHPAHANGGNGLKCLDVANASSADEAAIVQATCQGTGNQQVLLEYVEGSSYDAVFRIKFAHSGKCGGISGGVANGGNLVQRACAELADQQWVVRAALNSPQLDGRYKIRTMTTINDSQRDYVLDLTNCDGSNAVRVGNWSNAECQRWQLKPLGDDVYQIVDPASQKAIQVAGCSQLRGGQVVAFDLDASECQTWRVEPAADGSHTIQQTESGMVLDVPGCVDTTTTSMNVWEYWQGACQRWKLTSS; translated from the coding sequence GTGGAACAGCGTCCGCTGCAGGGGCCGTTGCAGGGTCCGGCCGCCGATGCCCGGCGTACCGGCAAGCCGGTGGAGGTGGAGGGCTCACGGACCGAAACCAGTCAGGTCTTCGTCAATCCGAACGGCCACCACACCCTCGTCCAGCACGCGCAGGCGGTGCGGGTTCGGACGGCGAAGGGGTGGGCGCCGGTCGACCACACGCTGCGGTTCGGTGCCGGCGGCAAGGTCCGGCCCGCCATGAGCGGGACCGGGCTGGAGCTGTCCGGCGGTGGCCCGGGCGCCGATCTGGTTGCCCTGGGCACGAAGAACGCGCGGGTCCGGCTGGGGTGGCCGGGACAGCTGCCGCGGCCGGTGCTGCAAGGGCCGGTCGCGACGTACGGTGAGGTGCTGCCGGGGGTCGACCTGCAGCTGCGGGCCGAGCCGGCCGGATTCACCAAGGTGCTGGTGGTGAAGAACCGTGCCGCCGCGCTCAACCCGGCGTTGCGGCAGCTGGAGTTCCCGGTGCGTGGCGAAGGTCTGACGATCAAGGCGACCTCCGGCGGAAGGACCGTCGCGACCGACCGCAAGGGGCGCACGGTCTTCAGTTCCGGTCAGGCGCTGATGTGGGACGCCGCCAAACGAACGTCGGCCATGCCGGTCAAGCACAGTGGAGGGGTTTTGACCGTCGTGCCCGATCAGCGGCTGCTGACCAGCCCGGACACCAAGTTCCCGCTGCTCATCGATCCACCCTGGACCAGCTTCGTCGGCGACCTGTGGACCCACGTCAACCAGGAGCACCCGACCACGCCGTACTGGGACTACGACCGTGGTGACGGCGCGAAGGTCGGCTCGGCCTGGGGGCCGGACAGGGACGTCTACCGGTCGCTGTTCCAGCTCGGCACCACGGGGCTCGCGGGGGCTCGGATCATCGACGCCAAGTTCAGCATCACGCTGTGGCACACGCCGTCATCGACGCCGACGCCCGTCCAGCTCTGGCACACCCGGCCGATCAGCCGCGCCGAGAGCGTGACCTGGAACTCGACCGGCAACCACTGGCTCCAGCACGTCGCGACCGCCAGCGGCGCCGCGCGCGGGACCGACTTCGCGATGGGCTTCATGACGCCGGAGCTCGAGGCGATCGTGCAAGGTGCCGCCGATCGCCGGGAACCGTCGATCACGCTCGGACTGCGGGCGCCGGACGAGTCCCTCACGGTGGAGGGCCCCGGGGAGCGGCAGTGGAAGAAGTTCCGGGCCGGGACGGCGGCGCTCGTCGTCACCTACAACACCCCGCCGCGGATGCCGATCCGGGTCAACTTCACCTCTCCGCGACCCTGTGGGACCCAGGCGGCGCCGACCGTGATCGGGACGGTGACACCGCAGTTCTCCGCGGTCGTCAGCGACCCCGACGGGGACAACGTGTCGAACCGGCTGGAGATCGCCCGCTGGCCGGAGAACACCTCGGCCCACCTCCAGGACTCGCCGCTGACCGGGAGCGGTACGGCGTTCAGCTGGTCCGCCGTACCGGCGGGGCAGCTCGTCGACGGCGGAACCTACTTCTACACCGCCCGCAGCGACGACAAGGTCGCCGACGACGGGGTCACCTTCGGTCCGTTCAGCGCGCCGTGCTTCTTCCGCATCGACGTGAAAGCACCGGGCAGGCCGACCATCGCCTCGACCGACTTCCCCTCCGGGTTGCCCGGCCGGCCGGCTCGCGAGGTCGGCATTCTGAACCTCTCGCCGGCGTCCGGCGACACCGACGTGGCCGAGTACCGGTACGGATTCCTCCGGTCGAAGCTGACACTGCGGGTCAAGGCGCGCCCGGACGGCACGGCGGCCCTGCCGATGACCGTTCCGTCGAGCAGCCGCACCCTGTTCGTCAGAGCGGTCGATCACGCGGGCACGGCGGGCGACCCGTCCGAGTGGAAGCTGATTGCCAGAGCGAACCCGAACAAGTACAAGGTCCGCGGTGACGTGAACGGCGACGGCGCGGCCGACGTGAACCTGGTCCTGGACCATGGCGCGGGCCTGACCCGGGTCTGGAACCTGACCAGCAAGGACGGTTCGTTCACCAACGCGACGGTTGCCTGGGACAGCGACAACAGCGGTGGGTTCGCGTTGTCGCGGACCAGGCCGGTGCAAGGCGACTTCACCGGGGACGGTCGCGCCGACCTCGCCATGTTCCGCGACGAGCCCGGCCACCGGGTCGGGCTGTACCTGTTGATTTCCGACGGCGATCGGTACGACGCGCTCAGCGGGCCGGTGTGGAGTCGCGCGACGCCTGGCTGGACGGTCGTGTCGGCCCGTGTCGCCGCCGGCGACGTGACCGGTGACGGCCTCGCGGACATCGTGCTGCAGCTGAACACCGGCAACGGGAACTGGCAGGTGATGGTCTACCCCGGCGGCAACCTGGGCGCACCGGTGCAGTGGGTGCAGACGGCACCCGGATCGGGGGAGTGGGTGCACAGCAAGATCGTGGTGGGCGACACCGACGGCGACCAGGTCGACGATCTGGTCGTCCTGAAGAAGACGGCGGCGTGCACCACGGTGATCGACACCTACCGGTCCACCCGGAACGGGTTCGAGGCGCCGTCCGCCGTCTTCGCCGGTGACTACTGCCTGGACAAGGGCAATCCGGCCGCCGGTGATGTTGATGCCGACGGCAAGGACGACCTGGTCACGATCTACGACGACAGCAGCAGCACCCGGTTGCGGGTCTTCCACTCCACCGGTGCGGGTCTCGCCCTGCAGGACTGGTGGACCGGCGACGGCTGGGACGCCGTCCGGTCGGTCCTGCAGGTCGGCGACTATGACAAGGACGGCAAGGACGACGTCGCGCTGGTGTCCGCGCTGACCGGTGGTGGCCGTGAGGCGTTCCAGCTCCGCTCGACCGGTACGGCGTTCAGCGCCCCCGTCTCCGGGTGGAAGGAACCGAAGGTCGGTGCCAGTACGGCGCCGCCGTTCGACCTGGAAGCGCGCACCTACGAACTGGTCGCGCGGCACAGCGGCCGGTGCATGGAGGTCGAGGCGGGTGGCCAGACCGGCACCCCTGTGTTCCAGCAGTGGGACTGCTACGGCGGGCTCCACCAGCGGTTCCGGATCGTGCCGGTCGCCGGCACCGAGCAGTACGAGCTGCATCCGGCGCACGCGAACGGGGGCAACGGCCTCAAGTGTCTCGACGTGGCGAACGCGAGCTCGGCGGACGAGGCCGCGATCGTGCAGGCGACGTGCCAGGGGACCGGTAACCAGCAGGTGCTGCTGGAGTACGTCGAGGGCAGCAGCTACGACGCCGTGTTCCGGATCAAGTTCGCGCACAGCGGCAAGTGCGGCGGGATCAGCGGCGGTGTTGCCAACGGCGGGAACCTGGTCCAGCGTGCCTGCGCGGAACTGGCCGACCAGCAGTGGGTCGTCCGCGCGGCTCTGAACTCACCGCAGCTCGACGGCCGGTACAAGATCCGCACGATGACGACGATCAACGACTCCCAGCGCGACTACGTGCTGGACCTGACGAACTGCGACGGCTCCAACGCCGTCCGGGTCGGCAACTGGTCGAACGCCGAGTGCCAGCGCTGGCAGCTCAAGCCCTTGGGCGACGACGTCTACCAGATCGTCGACCCGGCGTCGCAGAAGGCGATCCAGGTCGCCGGCTGCTCGCAGCTGCGCGGTGGCCAGGTCGTTGCCTTCGACCTCGATGCCAGCGAGTGCCAGACCTGGCGGGTGGAACCCGCCGCCGACGGCAGCCACACCATCCAGCAGACCGAGTCCGGCATGGTGCTGGACGTGCCTGGCTGCGTCGACACGACGACCACTTCGATGAACGTCTGGGAGTACTGGCAAGGCGCCTGCCAACGCTGGAAGCTGACCAGCTCCTAG
- a CDS encoding RHS repeat domain-containing protein: MRRRRRHAFRAAVAGLVAISLLASTPGLSAATPPPETRSTKDPKAGWKARKDRSIPVQGVDSRTGVPDRDGELAVTSVPEPVWPSAGKAEAVVPAPDGREQLRGREQAAARAGVLPVLIGPPTSAPAAAAAKAAAPGKVAVELDGRVGNEVRLRLRRTDGVRGTGPVSVQLDYSGFKQAFGGDWSTRLQLATLPACAARTPDAAACRAVPVPTRNDGKGKVSADVPVGTEFSTLALQAAASGPAGDSTATSLSPTATWQVGGSSGDFAWSYPMQVPPSLGGPKADLSLGYSSGSVDGRTTAGNSQSSWAGAGFEFAPGGSIERKYASCGAKSEQTGNNGTTPVGDYCWATDNATFSLNGSGGELVLDDTTKAWKSRTDDGMTVERRTGADNGDLGPAEGAGAKGEYWVLTDKAGTKFYFGQNKLPGATTAAQNTNSVWTLPVFGNHKDEPCHQATFAASQCHQAYRWNLDYVVDAFGNTMSLFYDVEENRYARAGTASTVSKYTRAGHLKRIEYGQRDGKVFDSTAKVAAVTIDTAERCVKSAGCVASDYPDTPLDLECTSDTNCANKFFPSFWTKKRLAKVTTHVWRGAAYAPVSSWTFRHSFLSPNDEGRSPMLWLEGVTNAGLVGGQTTLPETTFSAAMMPNRILGPDSVGQPALNWPRMKTITYGTGGQIVVGYKDTECSLPGNVPAPDRNDKRCHPIKWTPQNQAEREDWFHKYVVDSVVERDLVGGTTGSVTKVEYLTPPAWRHDDEDGLVEVGKKTWSQWRGYEKVKVITGDGVDGPQQVKVNTYFRGMDGDKLATGGTKDVQIADSTGAKVDDTNALSGKLREQATYDGDDLVERSITSHWVSDARATRVRPWATTTSHQVEEQAVAQDEAVGTGWRKSASSNTFDAATGLLKAKTDERDKSNPNDDICTRFEYFDSPIRGITGLPSRQQTVDVACDKPWSKTDVISDQKIGYDPNTGAKLTTQRLAGFDGAGNEQYQTVSTSTYDAFGRAERTTDAKNNATSVVYTPSTGGPLTETRTIQPDGQTSTTKVDPAWGEETEVVDPAGRHSSTKRDALGRVVETWLAGNDTGIPNEKTDYHDGQDKSGLVTVTSLRDNRQTEVKREFSDGLLRRRQTQVESADGFGRVITDYIYDSQGREVKQNGPYYNDAPLGFEIVKPASESSLPAQKLTTYDTLGRPETESLQSEAEQLWKRDHDHGTGVQTTEPPNGEQATTRITDIQGRLVELRKFHGSKATGAYDTTRYTYHPDGQLASLTDPAGNAWRYEYDQRGRKVEDDDPDKGVTRYTYNDLDQLETVTDARGVVQSFSYDKVGRRTAHHVDGKLLSEWKYDSIKPGSLTSTTRYVGGHPYTLQYTGYDGAGRPTGEQIVIPASEGKLADTYTIDKTYTPDGQVKTATLPAVGGLPQETLTYDYDKSRPIALSGADPYVTEVAYSPYGETTRIKMQRGDNWAEQLYDFEVGSHQLRSAAFVTPNGLESNVEYSYDPAGNITKVTDSPTTVDSVDTQCFSYDHYRRMTGAWTPATGDCAAAPTKAGLGGPAPYWHSWTFDVTGNRTSEKKVTPTAETLSTYQYPAAGRAQPHAVQKVTTGAKVDAYAYDESGNLTSRTRNGTTETLSWTGDGNLDTIAGGGKKSVNVYDADGNRMLRKDSTGTTLFLGDTELVLKPDGSLLGTRYYSLGDQKVAVRVGATKLTWVSSDHHGTMNVQVDADSLAIQRRRTTPYGENRGATPAGWPGQRGFVGGVEDHQSGLVHLGAREYDPGLGRFISVDPVIDHEDPQQLNAYAYANNSPVSFSDPDGQRYVTETVTMLRTIIKVTYKRIIEEKRVLERTRVFVRALTVVSVMMRLLGFHAVAAVIGYWAWRETWKMIKIHKTIRELVKVQERVTKKLKRWVDEPEARQLDQMMKHVNNLLKAATLQAAAAHRAWAEAHQRANRQQRPGGGSSPGAAEPAPPNDGHVQMRELTAMDEFWMKNLFKGSASFFVGWGCAVATAGLGGPGCARATWKGTGKIADPLWNWYADGGGKRWRQRVADSHAKGESCHYAMGAGNC; encoded by the coding sequence ATGCGTCGTCGACGACGGCACGCGTTCCGCGCGGCCGTGGCCGGCCTGGTGGCGATCAGTCTGCTCGCGAGCACGCCCGGGCTGTCCGCCGCCACGCCACCACCCGAGACCCGCTCCACGAAGGACCCGAAGGCGGGCTGGAAAGCCCGCAAGGACCGGTCGATCCCGGTCCAGGGTGTCGACTCCAGGACCGGCGTACCGGACCGCGACGGCGAGCTGGCCGTGACCAGCGTCCCGGAGCCGGTCTGGCCGAGCGCGGGCAAGGCCGAGGCCGTCGTACCGGCGCCGGACGGCCGCGAGCAGCTTCGCGGTCGCGAGCAGGCGGCGGCCCGAGCCGGGGTGCTGCCGGTCCTCATCGGTCCCCCCACCTCTGCCCCGGCCGCCGCAGCCGCAAAGGCCGCTGCTCCCGGCAAGGTCGCCGTCGAGCTCGACGGCCGGGTCGGCAACGAGGTCCGGCTGCGGCTGCGACGTACCGATGGCGTGCGCGGCACCGGGCCGGTCTCGGTGCAGCTCGACTACAGCGGCTTCAAGCAGGCCTTCGGTGGCGACTGGAGCACGCGGCTCCAGCTGGCGACGCTGCCCGCCTGTGCGGCCAGGACCCCGGACGCGGCGGCCTGCCGCGCCGTCCCGGTGCCGACTCGCAACGACGGCAAGGGCAAGGTCTCGGCCGACGTACCGGTCGGCACGGAGTTCTCCACGCTCGCTCTCCAGGCCGCCGCCTCCGGACCGGCCGGCGACAGTACGGCGACGTCGCTGAGCCCGACCGCCACCTGGCAGGTCGGCGGCTCGTCCGGCGACTTCGCCTGGTCGTACCCGATGCAGGTCCCGCCGAGCCTCGGCGGGCCGAAGGCGGATCTCTCGCTCGGCTACTCCTCCGGCAGCGTCGACGGCCGCACCACGGCCGGCAACAGCCAGTCCTCGTGGGCCGGGGCCGGTTTCGAGTTCGCCCCCGGCGGTTCGATCGAGCGCAAGTACGCCTCCTGCGGCGCGAAGTCCGAGCAGACCGGCAACAACGGCACGACCCCGGTCGGCGACTACTGCTGGGCCACCGACAACGCCACGTTCTCGCTCAACGGCAGCGGCGGCGAGCTCGTGCTCGACGACACGACCAAAGCCTGGAAGTCCCGCACCGACGACGGGATGACGGTCGAGCGGCGGACCGGCGCGGACAACGGCGACCTCGGTCCGGCCGAGGGCGCCGGCGCCAAGGGCGAGTACTGGGTGCTGACCGACAAGGCCGGGACCAAGTTCTACTTCGGCCAGAACAAGTTGCCCGGAGCCACCACCGCCGCGCAGAACACCAACTCGGTCTGGACGCTGCCGGTGTTCGGCAACCACAAGGACGAGCCGTGCCACCAGGCGACGTTCGCCGCATCGCAGTGCCACCAGGCGTACCGCTGGAACCTGGACTACGTCGTCGATGCCTTCGGCAACACGATGAGCCTGTTCTACGACGTCGAGGAGAACCGGTACGCGCGCGCCGGCACCGCCAGCACGGTCAGCAAGTACACCCGGGCCGGCCACCTCAAGCGGATCGAGTACGGCCAGCGGGACGGCAAGGTCTTCGACAGCACCGCAAAGGTCGCGGCCGTCACCATCGACACCGCCGAGCGCTGCGTGAAGTCCGCCGGCTGTGTGGCGTCGGACTACCCGGACACGCCACTCGACCTGGAGTGCACCAGCGACACGAACTGCGCCAACAAGTTCTTTCCGTCGTTCTGGACCAAGAAGCGGCTGGCGAAGGTCACCACGCACGTCTGGCGGGGGGCGGCGTACGCGCCGGTCAGCTCCTGGACCTTCCGGCACAGCTTCCTCTCCCCGAACGACGAGGGTCGTTCACCGATGCTGTGGCTGGAGGGCGTCACGAACGCGGGCCTGGTCGGCGGCCAGACGACGTTGCCGGAGACTACCTTCAGCGCCGCGATGATGCCGAACCGCATCCTCGGTCCGGACTCGGTCGGTCAGCCGGCGCTGAACTGGCCGCGGATGAAGACGATCACCTACGGCACCGGCGGCCAGATCGTGGTCGGCTACAAGGACACCGAGTGCAGCCTGCCCGGCAACGTGCCGGCACCGGACCGGAACGACAAGCGCTGCCACCCGATCAAGTGGACGCCGCAGAACCAGGCCGAACGCGAGGACTGGTTCCACAAGTACGTCGTGGACTCCGTCGTCGAACGCGACCTCGTCGGCGGCACCACTGGCTCCGTCACCAAGGTCGAGTACCTCACCCCGCCCGCCTGGCGCCACGACGACGAGGACGGCCTGGTCGAGGTCGGCAAGAAGACCTGGTCGCAGTGGCGCGGCTACGAAAAGGTCAAGGTCATCACCGGCGACGGCGTGGACGGCCCGCAGCAGGTGAAGGTCAACACCTACTTCCGCGGCATGGACGGCGACAAACTCGCCACCGGCGGCACCAAGGACGTCCAGATCGCCGACTCCACCGGCGCGAAGGTCGACGACACCAACGCCCTGTCCGGCAAGCTCCGCGAGCAGGCAACGTACGACGGCGACGACCTGGTCGAGCGCTCCATCACGAGTCACTGGGTCTCCGACGCCCGCGCCACCCGCGTCAGGCCCTGGGCCACCACCACGTCCCACCAGGTCGAAGAGCAGGCCGTGGCCCAGGACGAAGCGGTCGGCACCGGCTGGCGCAAGAGCGCCTCGTCGAACACGTTCGACGCCGCGACCGGTCTCCTGAAGGCCAAGACCGACGAACGCGACAAGTCCAACCCCAACGACGACATCTGCACGCGCTTCGAGTACTTCGACAGTCCGATCCGCGGCATCACCGGTCTCCCCTCCCGACAGCAAACCGTCGACGTGGCCTGTGACAAGCCCTGGTCCAAGACCGATGTCATCTCGGACCAGAAGATCGGCTACGACCCGAACACCGGCGCGAAGCTGACCACGCAGCGGCTCGCCGGATTCGATGGCGCAGGCAACGAGCAGTACCAGACGGTCAGCACGTCGACGTACGACGCGTTCGGACGGGCGGAGCGCACGACCGATGCCAAGAACAACGCCACCAGCGTCGTGTACACCCCCAGCACCGGTGGACCGCTCACCGAGACCAGGACGATCCAGCCCGACGGCCAGACGAGCACGACCAAGGTCGATCCCGCCTGGGGCGAGGAGACCGAGGTCGTCGACCCGGCGGGCCGGCACTCGTCCACCAAGCGGGACGCGCTCGGCCGGGTCGTCGAGACCTGGCTGGCCGGTAACGACACCGGCATTCCGAACGAGAAGACCGACTACCACGACGGCCAGGACAAGTCCGGCCTGGTCACTGTCACCTCGCTGCGGGACAACCGCCAGACCGAGGTCAAGCGTGAGTTCAGCGACGGTCTGCTGCGCCGCCGTCAGACCCAGGTCGAGTCCGCGGACGGCTTCGGCCGCGTGATCACCGACTACATCTACGACTCCCAGGGCCGCGAGGTGAAGCAGAACGGCCCGTACTACAACGACGCGCCGCTCGGCTTCGAGATCGTCAAGCCCGCGAGCGAGAGCAGCCTGCCGGCGCAGAAGCTCACCACGTACGACACCCTCGGCCGGCCGGAGACCGAATCGCTCCAGTCCGAGGCCGAGCAACTCTGGAAGCGCGACCACGACCATGGGACGGGCGTGCAGACCACCGAGCCGCCGAACGGTGAGCAGGCGACCACCCGGATCACCGACATCCAGGGCCGGCTCGTCGAACTGCGCAAGTTCCACGGCAGCAAGGCGACCGGTGCGTACGACACCACGAGGTACACGTACCACCCGGACGGCCAGTTGGCTTCGTTGACCGATCCGGCCGGAAACGCCTGGCGGTACGAGTACGACCAGCGTGGACGCAAGGTCGAGGACGACGACCCGGACAAGGGCGTCACGAGGTACACCTACAACGACCTGGACCAGCTGGAAACGGTGACGGACGCTCGAGGCGTCGTCCAATCCTTCAGCTACGACAAGGTCGGCCGGCGCACGGCACACCATGTCGACGGCAAGCTGCTCAGCGAGTGGAAGTACGACAGCATCAAGCCCGGATCGCTCACCAGCACCACGCGGTACGTGGGCGGACACCCGTACACCCTGCAGTACACGGGGTACGACGGTGCCGGACGGCCCACCGGTGAGCAGATCGTCATCCCCGCGAGTGAAGGGAAGCTGGCCGACACGTACACCATCGACAAGACCTACACGCCCGACGGGCAGGTCAAGACGGCGACGTTGCCGGCTGTCGGTGGCTTGCCCCAAGAGACGCTGACCTACGACTACGACAAGAGCCGGCCGATCGCCCTGAGCGGTGCGGATCCGTATGTCACCGAGGTCGCCTACTCGCCATACGGTGAGACCACCCGCATCAAGATGCAGCGGGGCGACAACTGGGCCGAGCAACTGTACGACTTCGAGGTGGGCAGTCACCAACTGCGCAGTGCCGCCTTCGTCACGCCGAACGGTCTGGAGTCGAACGTCGAGTACTCGTACGACCCGGCCGGCAACATCACCAAGGTGACGGACTCACCGACCACGGTGGACTCGGTCGACACCCAGTGCTTCAGCTACGACCACTACCGACGGATGACCGGCGCCTGGACTCCGGCCACCGGCGACTGCGCCGCAGCTCCGACCAAGGCCGGGCTGGGTGGCCCTGCGCCGTACTGGCACAGCTGGACCTTCGACGTTACCGGCAACCGGACGTCCGAGAAGAAGGTCACTCCCACCGCCGAAACCCTCAGCACCTACCAGTACCCGGCGGCGGGCCGGGCCCAACCGCACGCGGTGCAGAAGGTCACGACCGGTGCGAAGGTGGACGCGTACGCGTACGACGAGAGCGGCAACCTGACGAGCCGGACGCGGAACGGGACCACCGAGACGCTGTCCTGGACCGGCGACGGCAATCTGGACACGATCGCCGGCGGTGGCAAGAAGTCGGTCAACGTGTACGACGCCGACGGCAACCGCATGCTGCGCAAGGACAGTACGGGCACGACGCTGTTCCTCGGTGACACCGAGCTGGTGCTGAAGCCCGACGGCTCGCTGCTCGGGACCAGGTACTACTCGCTGGGCGACCAGAAGGTGGCAGTCCGGGTAGGGGCGACCAAGCTCACCTGGGTGAGCAGCGACCACCACGGCACGATGAACGTCCAGGTCGACGCCGACAGCCTCGCGATCCAGCGCCGCCGGACCACGCCGTACGGCGAGAACCGCGGCGCCACTCCGGCCGGCTGGCCCGGGCAGCGCGGTTTCGTCGGCGGCGTGGAGGACCACCAGAGCGGCTTGGTCCACCTGGGCGCCCGGGAGTACGACCCCGGACTGGGCAGGTTCATCTCTGTGGATCCGGTGATCGATCACGAGGATCCGCAGCAGCTGAACGCCTACGCCTACGCCAACAACAGTCCGGTCAGCTTCAGCGACCCGGACGGCCAGCGGTACGTCACCGAGACGGTGACGATGCTGCGCACGATCATCAAGGTGACCTACAAACGCATCATCGAGGAGAAACGGGTGCTCGAACGCACCCGGGTCTTCGTCCGGGCACTCACCGTCGTGTCCGTCATGATGCGGCTCCTGGGATTCCACGCTGTGGCCGCCGTCATCGGCTACTGGGCCTGGCGGGAGACCTGGAAGATGATCAAGATCCACAAGACGATCCGTGAGCTGGTCAAGGTGCAGGAACGGGTCACCAAGAAGCTGAAACGCTGGGTCGACGAGCCCGAGGCCCGGCAACTCGACCAGATGATGAAACACGTCAACAACCTGCTCAAGGCCGCCACCCTGCAAGCCGCGGCAGCCCACCGCGCATGGGCCGAAGCCCATCAACGCGCCAACCGCCAGCAACGCCCCGGCGGCGGCAGCAGCCCCGGAGCCGCCGAGCCCGCTCCACCGAATGACGGTCACGTGCAAATGCGCGAGCTGACCGCGATGGACGAGTTCTGGATGAAGAACCTTTTCAAGGGATCGGCGTCCTTCTTCGTCGGATGGGGATGCGCTGTCGCCACCGCCGGCCTTGGCGGTCCAGGCTGTGCACGGGCAACCTGGAAGGGGACCGGCAAGATCGCCGACCCGCTCTGGAACTGGTACGCCGACGGCGGCGGCAAGAGGTGGCGCCAGCGGGTGGCCGACTCGCACGCCAAGGGAGAGTCCTGTCACTACGCCATGGGTGCCGGGAACTGTTGA
- a CDS encoding winged helix-turn-helix domain-containing protein, translating to MTSLTAILVDAVGGPRQGVPRAWMTALRRALPGQAVAAVAAQFEHGLLPDCLTPMSAGPIDEQLQRIAGLRPFELVDSIAEILPDSPPASWNSALRNPARWLANYATVLTAAWRVYRPIWAASTQLREREIERIGRASVTGSLDVALSALARRTTYTGNGVLHLPDSHPYQSHLADRPLLLVPLVAGTRASIFNLDDPTQAWIGYPVPGVHQNTPAPPPGDVLTLVLGPIRATLLRGLTAPMTMGHLARLAALSPSQATYHCTQLAEAGLLERRRTGQSVQVHRTSRGEAVLNLLT from the coding sequence GTGACGAGCTTGACCGCGATCCTCGTGGACGCCGTCGGCGGCCCCCGCCAAGGGGTGCCGAGGGCCTGGATGACGGCACTGCGCCGGGCCCTTCCCGGTCAGGCGGTCGCCGCGGTCGCCGCGCAGTTCGAGCACGGTCTGCTGCCGGACTGCCTGACGCCGATGAGCGCCGGGCCGATCGACGAGCAGTTGCAGCGCATCGCCGGCCTCCGCCCGTTCGAGCTCGTCGACAGCATCGCCGAGATCCTGCCCGACAGCCCACCGGCCAGCTGGAACAGCGCCCTCCGCAACCCCGCCCGCTGGCTGGCCAACTACGCCACCGTCCTGACCGCCGCCTGGCGCGTCTACCGCCCGATCTGGGCCGCCAGCACCCAGTTGCGCGAACGCGAAATCGAACGCATCGGCCGCGCCAGCGTCACCGGCTCTCTCGACGTCGCCCTCAGCGCCCTCGCCCGACGCACCACCTACACCGGCAACGGCGTCCTTCACCTCCCCGACTCCCACCCGTACCAGTCGCACCTCGCCGACCGCCCGCTTCTGCTCGTCCCGCTGGTCGCCGGCACCCGAGCCTCCATCTTCAACCTCGACGACCCCACCCAGGCCTGGATCGGCTATCCCGTCCCCGGTGTTCACCAGAACACCCCGGCCCCGCCCCCCGGCGACGTCCTCACCCTCGTCCTCGGCCCGATCCGCGCAACTTTGCTCCGCGGCCTCACCGCCCCGATGACCATGGGCCACCTGGCCCGCCTGGCCGCCCTCAGTCCGAGCCAGGCCACCTACCACTGCACCCAACTCGCCGAAGCAGGCTTGCTCGAACGCCGCCGTACGGGCCAGTCGGTCCAAGTCCATCGCACCTCCCGGGGCGAAGCCGTTCTCAACCTGCTCACCTGA